Proteins found in one Gammaproteobacteria bacterium genomic segment:
- a CDS encoding FHA domain-containing protein, which yields MSHLVVTLEDKLVGEFPITKEKMTIGRKPDNDICINNLAISSYHTQIITVLDSSFLEDLNSTNGTYVNARLVKKHALEDGDLIDVGNHRIRYVGNEPQEADDEENDILEKTIVLSPGDAGSVDEFLKKEDTLIEPRPTSPATNHPAPIIDTRDEAEVKETSSQTSKVSKSADSTNDEVEPKPAAAPSPNPVPPSSESTQDPDRLGKLQVLNGKNAGLVLDLKKSLTTFGSPKLAVAGVTKRAKGYFLIHVQGQDGQPTLLNGEPLKDKATQLEDNDIIEVANIKLEFFTE from the coding sequence ATGTCACACTTAGTAGTCACACTTGAAGATAAGCTGGTTGGCGAATTTCCTATTACTAAAGAAAAAATGACAATAGGTCGCAAGCCTGATAATGATATATGTATCAATAACTTAGCTATCAGCAGCTACCATACCCAGATAATCACAGTATTAGATAGCTCTTTCCTTGAGGACTTAAATAGTACCAACGGGACTTATGTTAATGCGCGTCTAGTAAAGAAACACGCTCTAGAAGATGGCGACTTAATCGATGTAGGTAATCACCGTATACGCTATGTAGGCAATGAGCCTCAAGAAGCGGATGACGAGGAAAATGATATATTAGAAAAAACGATCGTGCTATCTCCTGGTGACGCAGGCTCAGTTGATGAGTTCCTCAAAAAAGAAGACACTCTAATTGAACCTAGACCAACAAGCCCTGCAACAAATCATCCCGCACCTATTATTGATACGCGTGATGAAGCTGAAGTCAAAGAAACTTCATCGCAAACATCTAAAGTGTCAAAATCAGCTGATTCAACCAATGATGAAGTTGAGCCCAAACCAGCCGCTGCACCAAGCCCTAACCCAGTTCCACCAAGCAGTGAAAGCACCCAAGATCCTGATCGCCTTGGTAAGCTACAAGTTCTAAATGGTAAGAATGCTGGCTTAGTATTAGATCTGAAGAAATCCCTGACAACATTTGGTTCGCCAAAGCTAGCTGTCGCTGGTGTAACTAAACGCGCTAAAGGCTATTTCCTAATTCACGTACAAGGTCAGGATGGACAGCCAACATTATTAAATGGCGAGCCTCTTAAAGACAAGGCAACACAACTAGAAGACAACGACATAATTGAAGTCGCAAACATTAAATTAGAGTTTTTTACAGAATAA
- a CDS encoding dipeptide ABC transporter ATP-binding protein, giving the protein MSLLRVNNLCTDIKLSDRTINAVKDISFEVNNGETFALVGESGSGKSITALSIARLLPDAAKISQGQVLLNGDNLLDHSEREMRSVRGSKISMIFQEPMTSLNPVIKIGDQIIESMIHHESISKSVARGRCLDLLNAVGLPNAQRNMKEYPHQLSGGMRQRIMIAIALAASPDVLIADEPTTALDVTIQAQVLELLKKLQEELKMGLIFITHDLGVVQQIADRVAVMRYGEIVETASSEAFFLSPKHAYSQQLLNAVPSIHKRGTRLSVNGEQAIDSISPSVQPDEHDHPVLDVHQLKVHFPIRKGIFKRVVGYVKAVNDVSLKLYPGKTLALVGESGCGKTTVGKSILRLLEVTNGDVNFQGQNLISLDGEALRARRSELQIVFQDPYSSLNPRMLVGDIIEEGMVSLGIENNASQRRLTVAKLLGQVGLPEDASNRYPHEFSGGQRQRICIARALAVKPQVIICDEPTSALDVSVQAQVLNLLKDLQAKLGMSYLFITHDMSVVSYLADDVAVMHGGEIVESGTALDVLQNPQHDYTKKLLSAVPKLHLH; this is encoded by the coding sequence ATGTCATTATTGAGAGTAAATAACTTATGCACTGATATAAAACTGTCAGATCGAACTATTAATGCTGTTAAGGATATTTCTTTCGAGGTTAATAATGGCGAGACATTTGCGCTAGTAGGTGAATCGGGTTCTGGCAAGTCTATAACTGCTTTATCTATTGCAAGGCTATTACCAGATGCAGCAAAAATCTCTCAAGGGCAGGTATTATTGAACGGCGATAATTTGCTTGACCATAGTGAACGAGAGATGCGTTCAGTGCGGGGGAGTAAAATTTCTATGATTTTTCAGGAGCCTATGACCTCGTTAAATCCGGTTATAAAAATCGGTGACCAGATAATTGAATCTATGATTCACCATGAAAGTATATCGAAATCAGTTGCACGTGGAAGGTGTTTGGATTTATTGAACGCTGTTGGGCTGCCTAATGCTCAACGTAATATGAAAGAGTATCCTCATCAATTATCTGGTGGCATGCGTCAGCGTATTATGATTGCAATCGCATTGGCAGCAAGTCCAGATGTGTTAATTGCGGATGAGCCAACAACTGCCCTAGATGTGACAATTCAAGCACAAGTGCTAGAGCTGCTTAAAAAGCTTCAGGAAGAATTAAAAATGGGTTTGATATTTATCACTCATGACCTAGGGGTAGTTCAACAAATCGCTGATCGGGTCGCGGTGATGCGCTATGGAGAAATTGTAGAAACTGCTTCTAGTGAAGCATTTTTTTTATCTCCCAAACATGCTTATAGCCAACAGTTACTTAACGCGGTGCCAAGTATTCACAAGAGGGGGACTCGTCTATCGGTCAATGGTGAGCAAGCTATAGATAGTATTAGTCCTTCAGTGCAACCCGATGAACACGATCATCCTGTATTGGATGTACACCAGCTTAAAGTCCACTTCCCAATAAGAAAGGGTATTTTTAAGCGTGTGGTTGGCTATGTGAAAGCTGTGAATGATGTTTCTCTGAAGCTGTATCCAGGTAAAACGCTAGCGTTAGTCGGTGAATCGGGGTGCGGTAAAACAACAGTAGGTAAAAGTATTTTACGGTTGCTTGAAGTTACTAATGGAGATGTTAACTTCCAAGGTCAAAATTTAATTAGTCTTGATGGCGAAGCATTACGTGCTCGTCGAAGTGAATTACAAATTGTATTTCAAGATCCATATTCATCTTTAAATCCTCGAATGTTGGTAGGCGATATTATTGAAGAGGGTATGGTGTCGCTGGGTATTGAAAATAATGCAAGTCAACGCAGACTGACTGTGGCAAAGTTGTTAGGTCAGGTTGGTTTACCTGAAGATGCAAGTAATCGATATCCGCATGAGTTCTCAGGTGGGCAACGACAACGCATCTGTATAGCGCGGGCATTAGCTGTTAAACCTCAAGTAATTATCTGTGATGAGCCTACTAGTGCTCTGGATGTATCAGTGCAAGCACAGGTATTGAATCTATTAAAAGACCTACAAGCAAAGTTAGGCATGAGTTACTTATTTATCACTCATGATATGTCGGTGGTGAGTTATTTAGCAGACGACGTTGCAGTGATGCACGGCGGAGAAATTGTGGAAAGCGGTACTGCTTTAGATGTACTTCAAAATCCTCAGCATGATTACACTAAAAAGCTACTTTCCGCAGTTCCAAAACTGCATTTACATTAA
- a CDS encoding ABC transporter permease, whose translation MPFQPVILITDALFFFLTALLLMFVLFARKREHINRPWKKVFKRTTGVVSLLVLLTYYSIALLDSMHFNPRLENAKAEHNQYSNEILSVLDVLMTPMRIQVEKTFSAPLATHLFSKEMVQQADGSMQQIYPPLKFGGAHLDYSKQDKISDITLLVIKGLFYAFIAWCVLWALICLVNSKRYKQSFPESLSKLFVANHDYPVRAIAITTGLIIIFISVCMVVGSYYHLFGTDKVGQDVFYQAIKSIRTGILIGTLTTIVMLPVAISLGAMAGYFRGWVDDVIQYLYTTLNSIPGVLLIAASILLVQIYMSNNEENFNSLIERADVRLLFLCLILGVTSWTGLCRLLRAETFKLREMEYIQAATAFGVTKFRILTRHVMPNFMHIVLITVALDFSGLVLAEAVLSYINIGVDPATNSWGNMINQARLEMARDPVVWWSLTAAFVFMFTLVLFANLFADVVRDALDPRVSGSE comes from the coding sequence ATGCCATTTCAGCCCGTCATATTAATCACAGATGCATTATTCTTTTTCTTAACTGCGTTGTTGTTGATGTTTGTATTATTCGCACGTAAGCGCGAACATATAAATCGACCATGGAAAAAAGTATTCAAACGTACTACAGGGGTTGTTTCTTTATTGGTGTTATTAACTTACTACAGCATTGCACTGTTAGATTCTATGCATTTTAACCCGCGATTAGAAAATGCAAAGGCTGAACACAATCAATACTCTAATGAAATATTGAGTGTGCTAGATGTTTTAATGACGCCCATGCGAATCCAGGTAGAGAAAACATTTTCTGCACCGCTTGCGACACATTTGTTTTCTAAAGAAATGGTGCAGCAAGCAGATGGATCTATGCAGCAAATATATCCGCCACTCAAGTTTGGGGGTGCGCATTTAGATTATTCCAAACAAGATAAAATTTCTGATATTACTTTGCTTGTTATCAAGGGATTGTTTTATGCATTTATTGCCTGGTGTGTGCTGTGGGCATTGATATGCTTGGTGAATTCGAAGAGATATAAGCAATCATTTCCTGAGTCATTATCTAAGCTGTTTGTAGCTAATCATGACTATCCTGTGCGAGCAATAGCAATAACAACGGGGCTGATAATCATATTTATCTCTGTGTGTATGGTGGTTGGTTCGTACTATCATTTGTTTGGAACAGATAAAGTAGGCCAAGATGTTTTTTATCAAGCGATTAAAAGCATTCGTACAGGAATTTTGATTGGAACTCTTACTACTATTGTGATGCTGCCAGTGGCGATATCGCTAGGCGCAATGGCTGGTTACTTCAGAGGGTGGGTGGATGATGTCATTCAGTATTTATATACAACATTGAATTCAATTCCGGGTGTGTTACTCATAGCTGCATCTATTTTGCTAGTGCAAATTTATATGAGTAATAATGAGGAGAACTTTAATAGTTTAATTGAACGCGCGGATGTGCGTTTGTTATTTCTCTGTTTAATTTTGGGTGTCACTAGTTGGACAGGATTGTGTCGCTTATTACGTGCTGAAACATTTAAGTTGCGCGAAATGGAATACATTCAGGCAGCAACCGCTTTTGGGGTAACAAAATTTAGAATCCTCACGCGTCATGTTATGCCGAATTTTATGCATATTGTATTAATTACTGTGGCGCTTGATTTTAGTGGTTTAGTGTTGGCAGAAGCAGTGTTGTCTTATATCAATATTGGGGTGGATCCTGCAACTAATAGCTGGGGGAATATGATTAATCAAGCGCGTCTTGAAATGGCGCGTGATCCCGTGGTGTGGTGGTCGCTAACTGCAGCCTTTGTGTTTATGTTTACGCTAGTATTATTCGCGAATCTATTTGCAGATGTTGTACGAGACGCATTAGATCCGCGTGTATCAGGCTCGGAATAA
- a CDS encoding ABC transporter permease translates to MISYIIRRLLYAIPILIGVNIITFILFFVVNSPDHMAISQLGEKHTTAEQIEEWKRERGYHLPLLVNGEEIGVSKLTETIFFQKSIKLFIFDFGSSDSGRNIGYDISNRMWPSLAIAVPNLILGLLVTITFALLIAFFRATYIDYWAVIICVALMSVSALFYIIGGQFVIGKLLQVVPISGYDTGFEAIKFLILPVIIGVIGGIGSSTRWYRTIFLEEINKDYVRTARSKGLSEQLVLFRHVLRNALIPILTGVVVVLPMLFMGSLLVESFFGIPGLGSYTIDAINSQDFAIVRSMVYLGSVLYIIGLILTDISYTLVDPRIRLN, encoded by the coding sequence ATGATTAGCTATATTATTCGAAGATTATTGTATGCTATTCCGATTCTAATTGGCGTGAATATAATTACCTTTATATTATTTTTTGTGGTCAATTCACCTGATCATATGGCAATTAGTCAGCTAGGTGAAAAGCATACAACCGCAGAGCAAATTGAAGAGTGGAAACGCGAGAGAGGTTATCATTTGCCTTTACTTGTGAATGGGGAAGAAATAGGAGTAAGCAAATTAACTGAAACTATTTTTTTCCAAAAATCGATAAAATTATTTATATTCGATTTTGGAAGTTCTGATAGTGGAAGAAATATCGGTTATGACATTAGTAATCGCATGTGGCCAAGCTTGGCAATAGCAGTGCCTAATTTAATTCTTGGTTTGTTGGTTACAATTACGTTTGCTTTATTAATCGCATTTTTTCGCGCCACATATATCGATTATTGGGCGGTCATCATATGTGTCGCTTTAATGTCAGTTTCTGCCTTGTTTTACATTATTGGCGGGCAGTTTGTCATAGGAAAATTATTGCAAGTAGTGCCGATATCTGGTTATGACACAGGATTTGAAGCCATAAAGTTTTTGATTCTTCCAGTCATCATAGGAGTTATTGGGGGGATTGGTTCTAGTACTCGTTGGTATCGTACTATCTTTCTAGAAGAGATAAACAAAGATTATGTGCGTACCGCTAGATCAAAAGGTTTGTCTGAGCAACTAGTCTTATTCAGACATGTTTTAAGAAATGCTTTAATTCCAATTTTGACTGGTGTAGTAGTTGTTTTGCCTATGTTATTTATGGGTAGTTTGTTGGTGGAAAGTTTTTTTGGTATTCCTGGGCTGGGTAGTTATACGATTGATGCAATAAACAGCCAGGATTTTGCAATTGTAAGATCTATGGTTTATCTGGGTTCTGTTTTATACATTATTGGTTTGATATTGACAGATATTTCTTACACATTGGTTGATCCACGTATTCGCTTAAATTAA